In Brachyhypopomus gauderio isolate BG-103 chromosome 11, BGAUD_0.2, whole genome shotgun sequence, a single genomic region encodes these proteins:
- the LOC143526561 gene encoding uncharacterized protein LOC143526561 has protein sequence MDHPENDLRSLPDVAMTGNCTRECTEFGHSDACWMPGHASPNRAKATKGGAKLSTFVPYQERESQEQLMANGSPKPLGEEHVGGGSNKMAGVRFLPPYTSAYSAGGETGKDCPLEEIPLSQMATTPSSQSSKREIYL, from the coding sequence ATCTACGGTCCCTCCCCGACGTGGCCATGACAGGAAACTGCACGCGCGAGTGCACCGAATTCGGCCACTCGGACGCGTGCTGGATGCCTGGCCACGCCTCCCCCAACCGCGCTAAGGCCACCAAGGGCGGGGCCAAGCTGTCTACCTTCGTGCCTTACCAGGAGAGGGAGTCGCAGGAGCAGCTGATGGCCAATGGCAGCCCCAAgcccctgggggaggagcatgtcGGGGGCGGATCCAACAAGATGGCCGGCGTTCGCTTCCTGCCTCCGTACACCAGTGCCTACTCTGCAGGTGGGGAGACGGGGAAAGACTGCCCCCTGGAGGAGATCCCACTCAGCCAAATGGCAACCACCCCTTCCAGTCAGAGCTCCAAGAGGGAGATCTACCTGTGA